TCAAATGATAAATTAAGAGGAATGTCTTGTCCTTTTCGAGGTACTTAAagcaaaaattatacttatgcTTTAAAATCGCAAATAACACACTTATAAGAGAGCAAGTTTGATTTCCGATTGATTTGAGGAGCtcttaaataaagttaataagTGTTTAGTACCTAGGTTTACATCgtacatattatgtaagtattttaatttatttttaataaatatgattgatTAATGATGAATACGATGATACGAATTTATACAACACACGATGCTAAGCCACttcttaataataatgatgacacataaaatgtaaaactttcaaaattccttaataaaagaaatacttacacatCATTAAAATCTCAAACTTTGTGAAAAATTCATAAATACTGAGTGGAATAGCAGCAGTAACAtcaaagttcataaaatatcacattttttatctttagtcaaactttatatatacttacttcatTTATACATTGCCATCCACGATATTAACAAATAATACAGTACTCCTTCAATCACGACTCACGGCCGCACATTCACACCAATAACTTATTGTCAAACAAATTTCAATGCCTTCGCTACTAAATATCTTGCATTTTCTTTGTAACAAAAGAAACAATAGGACGGCTCGTACGTCAGCTCGATTCATGCTATAGAAACGCCTGAACACAATAAGCACACATATTAATATTGGTCCGTTCAATACATTGGATACAGTTCTCTCCTCAATCCCTTCAATTGGACAACTTTTCAGCAGAGTCCACGTAGATACAGGAACAAAGTTTTTGAAAGAACCTTAGAATACACCCGGAGACCGTATGGTAGCTTTCCGGTTTTGTCTTCCACTTGACACAGAGATAGTAAATCGGGACTCCTGACAGTAGAATAGCTACGCCTATCGCCGTGTCTTTTGGTTGGTAGATGGCAGGGATGACGACGAGGCAGCCAATGGCGAGAAGGAAGAGGTATGGGACGAGGATGTTGACCTTGATGGGGCGCGGGATGTCGGGCTTGGAGTGCCGCAGCCACAGCATGCCCACCACGGAGGCGCCCACTGACAGCCACAGGGTTTGAGAGAAGTAGTTGATGAGGTCGAACACGTTGCTCGTCGTCAGCATCAGCAAGGAGAATAGGCACTGGAAGGAGAAAGAATGGAGGTTAACTTTTAAGTGCTTTACATTACActtctatacagggtgttgcaaaagggtatactaagccgaaaggggatgagtCAAGGGATCATTCTGGACAGCTCTTGTTTTACGAGTTTGgaaaattctcgaaaaaaatacctttttcaTAGATAGAGAACTTTATTTTCGCGAACTGTCCTAAATATTCAGCGTCCTGATTTCTGCAAAGGGGTAAAACCTCTGGGGTTGTAGGGGAGTAACATTTGGGACTACTGAGAcgatatatgtttttttttcctttatattttttatttatttggtattcattaatttcttcAATAAAACTTACAGTAAAGATCAGCGAAGGTATAGGCGTCTGTTTCTCTATATGGAAGAGAGTGAAGAACCCCGGCATATGACCCTCCTGAGCGCCCGTCGCGAACAGCCTGGCCGACGTGAACAGGACTCCATTCACTCCGCCGAAGGTCGATAATGCCACGAACACGGGGATCACCCAACTCCAGCTGCCGAAGAGACGGTCACCAAATATCTGGAGAGAAGGAAGAAAGGTTgtgattattatttactacgCTTTGAATACAGTAGGTTCAGTCCCCTGCCAAAATCtgtattaattatgtaaatcagGCCTTTAATAAGTAGTTAAGGTACTtacattgataaaataaataacaaacctATCACGAGTTATTGTTCATTAAGGTTCCCGAATGCTTCCATTATCCGTCTTTGAATCTCACACATAAGATTTTATATCAGTCTTCTGagttatattaagtataagtCTAATCTATACATACCTAAATGCAGTGCTGTAACATAGGGAGGTAGGTAGCTACAGCTAGGTACATCATCCATAGCCTAGATTGTTTACAGTCTGCGGTCAGTTATTGCTTCATTAGATCTAGAAGTCATTGTTTACAGTGTGGTCAGTTATTCGATGCTGAATAAGGTCACACATGCACTAGGCCAATAAGCTAACATTATCAATGCACCCTGCAGCATAAAACCCATCTGTTGCTGATTAGAATAAGGTACGTTTACCTACTTTTATCAGTGTATTCGATTAGAATAAGGTCCTTCTATCAGCGTATTCCTGACTTATATTACGTATCTAGTATTTCTAGACCCGTGTTATCGCAAATGGATACTAAAGTTTtgttggtaggtatttaatgcAAAATGTGAACGTTCGACATTCGACAAGTTAACCTTTTCTCACTGATAGTGATAGTGCTTGTATCTAGAGTAGGAttcatatatttattcatGCGCTGGCTACCTGCGCCGCCGATCAGTCAGTTTATTACTATTTCCGAACCAGGGCTGATAAGCGCTAATCCTTTGCccagctttctttctgtaCTTATACAGAGCCGAAATCAGTTACGtagaagtacttacctacaaaaaTACCGATTAGGGAACTGGTTTCCTAAACATCCGAAGGGGTTGATACTCACAGCAGCTATGGCGGGGTTTGACATCATCTCGAGCTTGCTGACGACGGCGAAGTACGCCAGGTTGGCCAGCACGTAGATCGTGGTCACCATCGGCATGGCGATCCAGATCGCGCGCGGTAGGTTCCTGGAATGGAGACAGCCGAGGGGTTAACATCGTGATTATGACTTATGACCACAACTTAGGAAGATATTGATATCTAATTTTATACGTTTAGTTTTAGCGATGGccaactataaaaaatatattctgcAGACCGTGTTCGGTCAGTGTGACTGCGAGCTTTCTCGTGTGCTCTCTGGTGGCTGTTATAGCCTAACTTATTGACAATAGTGAAGATTTAGGTCAGGTTTACGCAGGGTCAGGGACTAGCGCCACAATCAAAAGTGTAAATTGATTTCAAGACGACACACGAAAACATGACGGCCATGTCTCTACTACTAGGACGATACTCCCTCAAAATAACTTTCTAAATCGCATTTTCCTGAGATTgacttccataactttctatACGACGGAGCTACAGCCGACTCTAACTCAATCATGAGGCAGTCTCGGGTGTTCTCGATTTCTCTCAAAGCGACTCAAGTGTCAATAAATTGAATCAATTAATTGTCCCAATAGAGTTGGAGTGAGTTCCGTTTCATTGCGGCAGGTCAACGAAATAATTACAGCGAAGGTCAATCGAGATTGCTTTTCGTTGAAAAAATACGCATTTGTTAATTTTGTCACTGGTTTGTAACTGGTTTTTAAAAAACAGGTGCAAGATGCAAGTTTAAATGCAAGTTTTCATCACCTTCACATTTTAGTGCAGCCACTGGAAAATTATTAATGAATTGCTGGATCCAGGccaatatttaattatgaagTAAATGGCGCTATCATTACTTCTCACGAACATTATCGCGTGGTGCGAACGAAATGAGAAAATTCCTAGGAGTTTTCGTGAAGTGGACGCGAGGAGATAAACGGCTGATGAATAAAACATGCAATACGGTGTGAGTATCTGCACGAACCATCGAGCTACACTAGCACATAAGCTGAGAGTGCTCCACGGAGTCAAATAAAAAGATAATACATATAgtcatacagggtgttgcgaatCGTATAGGTAGCCAAATAACTATCATTATAAGAAAGTcttgaaaaacaaagtttctatgggtTATTTTTTTGAGTCTTTCGGGTCACCATCCTCTTAGGTACTACGGCTTACGCTAAACCCTTTTTAGCATCCTGTATATTAAGAATTAAGAGTaggtataatacctacctataagtcATTGGCGTTGGCTTACTGGTTGTCATCTCAAGGACTGTAAGCTAAGACGAAATCagatatttatacttacctaggtacttattttaaatccACTACCTGTGACTTCTATCCTAACCTAATCCACTGATAAGATGTCTCCAGCCAGCCACCTACTTATAGGTACTCACATAAATAGCCGCTTCTGACTTCAAGTACATATCTAAGCTGACTTAGAAGAACCTCTTTCTAGATTGGTATATGAGGTCAGGGAAGAAGTCCAgtgtttaaacggaaaaggTCTCAGATATTTGCAGTCCACTCCGCTAGTCGACTGAAGTCGCCTCTAAGTGGAATTGGAAACTAGATAGGTATTTGTGATAAGAGTTTGCCCACCGATTTCAATGGAACTCATTTACTGGGTATGTTTATTATACAAGGTGTCCCAAGTTGGAGAGCACATCCGAATATATTGACACAATTCgttattctaaacaactttgtTTGTACGACATTTggaaattaatgaaaaaatcTACTCTCTATAGTACGTAATAAATCACATTACttaccaacaaagtttctatgaattaGCATAATCAAAATTCGCAAATAAGTTCAAAAgtcttagaacaaaagttgtttagaatgacgagttGTGTCACTATGATTCGGATTTGCACTTTAACTTGGGACACCCTGTTAcccataagtacctactaatagtacatagtacctacctaggtatagtaggtatgtacctaaataatgtaatgtaactctaggtataaattactttttaatgtacttaaatgaatTCTAACCACATTCTTATGAAATCAGTGcatacattgtacataaattaataattatcaatGGGACGGTATAACtcatgtaagtatgtatgtaggaTTCTGAGTAGTAATAACTACATAATTTGTTATGCTTAAGATTATGATATAGCCTATTATCTTATTATATCTGCATTTTCTAGACCGGGCATCGTACAGTCTggggcaaagaaacctgacccttcTCACAGTGACTATGCCGATCCGATACTATCTGAGAGGGGTCAAACTGTTCAAATGACATTTGTCTAGAAGTTTTATCAAGCGTAAAGAAGATTACTCAAGATCCAATTTCTCACTTTCGATTAACTAGACTTTCTCAGGTGTGAAAATCGAAATCTAACTAAAGTTAATGTAATAGGAGTCCACGGATCCCTAAAATTACGACTACGAGCGGTGTCGGCAAAAGTTTACTGAGGAAAATACGTGACTTGTATTAATGATGCCTATTCTTTCTTCCTTACAACTACATAGATTGTCTTGCACCTGGAATATTGATATAAAGTATGATGTCTAAGAAAAAATCTTGAGTAAAAAGATAAGTCGGTAAGTCTACCTACTGATAGTGCGAAGTTTAAATACTCAGGGcctgtgttttaaaataatccaCAAGTTGCAATTTCAATTAGATGGCCTCTGCAGCTtgaatatattaatacattatggATATTTAATGTCACGTGAGTGTAAGTATGCTCCACcaagtagttaggtacctacggaAATCACCAATCCAGTTTTTCCACTAGGTAATCAATAATCAGCTATTAAACATAgcatatttcatatttgtgcaataaagtatcaaataaataaataaacatagcaTTTTATTAACGGACGGTTCCATCAGCGTGGTAGCTAACTACCTATTGGGGAGGGCTCAAATATCTGCATTGCAGAGCGTAAGTAGGTGTATAAAAGAAACTGGGAGTACTCTGAAGTAGGGTATTTCGTATATACTTAACAAATACCTAAGCAAAAACCTCACAAAGTTTTGATGTGTTCTTCAAAGCGATCGCATCTCATCATGATCTAGCTAGCTAGACGTCAAGTTACATACATGGACTGGTTCCTTATGTAATAACCAGAGGTCTTTGACACAGTAAAAATTTGCCTTGGTCCGACGAAACAATCTTAATAACACCTGTCACGCCATAAAGGGTTTTAGCGCACTGCGAggttcattatttattagatagtGATATACCAATAAGATTGTTTTATAAACGAGGTAAGAGAGAATGAGTTCTGTAATTCATATCGAACGACTTCAAGAAGATTTTAAAGAGACAATAGGCTCGAAATCGAAGGCATAGTAACCATGGCCAAAATCGGTCTGAAGGTCGTCACACtcatcaatcaatcaattttACCTCGGTACTCCTCCAGTGAAGATCGTCTTTATGTTATAGTTGAGGTAAATCCTAAATTAACAACAGTTTTACGCCGCAAATGTGAGGAAATGTCGTCTGAAATGGTTCATCCACAGTGGATTAACGCATGTATTTTAAGCCCTCACAATTTTTGTTCAACGAACGTTTCACCCACAAGTTTGTTCGTATATAATTTGTAGACCAAAACGTTTGTTGGGCGAAAAAACTGCAGGGTTTGTTGAAAAAAACAGTTGATCAAATTTGATAATGGACGTGGACTTACTTGTACGGATCCTGCAGCTCTTCAGTGACGAAGTTGAGGTAGTTCCAGCCGCCGAACGCGAACAGCCCCGAGTAGAAGGCCAGCGCCATCTTGCCGGCTCCATACTCGCCTTCGAACGAGTTCTCAAAATTCTCTGTGTGACCTGAGAACACATTGTGAGGATTAGGATCATCATTTTACGTATCTAGACAGATAGCTTAATCACTCTGATatgggtcaggtttctttgtcCCAGACTGTACGTAGGCccaatatttaatttgaacaACTCTACCTAAGCATGACTTAAGTGCTACTCAACGTCAATTCGCCCGATCAGAGCGCTGCATTAAATCGTCGAATTCTACTTAACTTTACTTTCTCAGGTGTCTGACAGACAGTGTTAAAGCGGTTAAAGCCATGGAATTTGAAGCCGATGAACCTCTTATGGACTCTACATAATAAGGTGAAGATGCTGACGATGAAAATGTTGGCTTTACAGTATTATCTCCCTACCTGGTCCCTGGTTGCTATCTTCCAATTCATACATTGTATGTTTTATCAAAACGTCAGCGTCATGCAAAGATCAGACCTTCCCTCCATAAATATCAGCAAAGACCTCCAGCAACTCTATTATCTTGGCTTGTTTATTATTGTGATGTCAACTAAGAGAGAggtaataggtaagtacctacttactgggtataaaataatgaacaatacttatatctatttacataatatatcttaCTAAGGTAAGGTATGGTAGATAAGGGATAGAATTATTATACACATAGAGTTATAACTTGATAACTTGAAAAATTTATATGTCTCATATCGTGAGTTatagggcgccttcaaattagtcgctaattgtcgcgcggaagcagcgcggctgcagcgctgcagttgCGCTGCTGTGtaaattccatataaatttagTAATTTAAAAGACTACAGCGGCAGCGCcaattagcgactaatttgaaggcgcccatAATCATAGGAGGTAACTAGTACCTACTGAGTTAGGCCGGGTATACAAACACTACTCGCTATCAAGTTACCAAACCATTGCAAGATTAGCTAAGTAATTTGCGTAGTGTCCGATATCTCATTCGATCCCTCGGTTCAACAACTTGCCTATGtacgtatacatacatataggtagatagataagtacttatgtgtaagtataggtacttagttctGATTTAGGTAACAATACAGAtagtataaattttgtttaaggTTATAGGGTCATAAAGATTAACAAAACATGtgtaattttgatttataaGTGCCTAATTATTAAAGTAATTTGTTtctagaattaaataaataataagatatgtAGGTAGtgatataagtaaataagacATGTAAATATACACATAATGAGTTTAATGAAATACTTACCGAAAAGTACAATATCAaggaaatacatttatttatagctaTTCGCATCGTGGTAACAAGATAGAAGGAAATAGTAGGTCGATgttgatttattaaaataattacttattgatATCGTAGAATCATTCGGTAGCTGCATTAGTGTAGATATTTACAGCAAGCATTGACAACAAGAATTTAGTATTTGACGAGTAagtacactgccgggcaatgaaatagttccactgatataacaccaaattactcctaaacggaaaatgctagctttatgacgccttctgcaatattgcagaatatttaattgcgcatcagaatattcccatgtaaaaacttaaatattgttataaaaatttaaattaaatgtttttaaaaaaatggggcatttggcaaataaaacaaaatctctaaTTTTGCGTTTATTAGGTGTAAACGTGGTATTTTGATAACTCAGTACTTGGTGTTTCCTCCATGTGCTCTCAATACAGCTTCTACGCGATTGGGCATGCTGAATACCAGATTCTTCAGCATAATCCTCGCGTGATTTAGGCATGATTTATGGGTACGAGAGCCGTAagactttacaattttataattcttTCACAAAGtcaaaaaaaaagaatgaaataaaaagcaaaactaaaaacgaagcaaatgttttcctaaatTTTCAAACCCGAAAATTTTCCtacttatctttttttatccATGGCTTCGAAAAAAACACTATTAAAAAGagtttgcatttaaaaatgtttacataataaactatatttcattaaactttttaattcatgaaGCTAGGTTCTATATCTTAGGAGATATTAAGGTgtttgtcggcattttgtgggtggaactgtttctttgcccggcagtgtagtATGGTTCTGAAATATCTATACTTAAAGCGTCTACAGCAAATCCCCTGAAATTCAATTAACTAATATTTATCCTAAATAAGGAAAAGctgataaaaattaataatattaataaagtatACTGTTGCTcctcaaaatttaaaattaactgAAGTAAGCTAAATAGTGCCACCGTAGGCTGAGGCGAGCCGAGCGCCATTTGGTGATTTGTGGCTGTTGTGATGCGAGTCGTGTAAATTCAGTTCACTAACAATCACTCAGATCATAGTAAAGTTCAACCAAACAAGGTCTAATTGACCTTT
This is a stretch of genomic DNA from Plutella xylostella chromosome 4, ilPluXylo3.1, whole genome shotgun sequence. It encodes these proteins:
- the LOC105385889 gene encoding large neutral amino acids transporter small subunit 2; translation: MGDVTLPDDGKVVLKRKITLFNGVGIIIGTIIGSGIFISPTGVFLYTGSVGASLIIWLTCGLLSTLGALCYAELGTSITRSGGDYAYIYTAFGPLPAFLRMWIALLIIRPTTQAIVALTFGHYVVKPFFPECDPPQNAVKLLAAVCLCVLTAINCISVRWTMRIQDVFTTSKLLALVVIIISGVYYICIGHTENFENSFEGEYGAGKMALAFYSGLFAFGGWNYLNFVTEELQDPYKNLPRAIWIAMPMVTTIYVLANLAYFAVVSKLEMMSNPAIAAIFGDRLFGSWSWVIPVFVALSTFGGVNGVLFTSARLFATGAQEGHMPGFFTLFHIEKQTPIPSLIFTCLFSLLMLTTSNVFDLINYFSQTLWLSVGASVVGMLWLRHSKPDIPRPIKVNILVPYLFLLAIGCLVVIPAIYQPKDTAIGVAILLSGVPIYYLCVKWKTKPESYHTVSGCILRFFQKLCSCIYVDSAEKLSN